Within the Bombus vancouverensis nearcticus chromosome 10, iyBomVanc1_principal, whole genome shotgun sequence genome, the region TACTAATCAATATGGAACAGCTCGAAGGGTTTATAGGTACCACTTTAATCGTAATCGCTAAGCGCTTCAAATCTATTAGCCCAATGTAATTATATTCCTCAAACACCGATTATCATTTAATTCGGAGTTTCCTTCTTATGTATACACAATTCACCGATATCGTTTAATTAAAGTTTTTATATcaatgaaaaaaaagagaaagtccACTTGTATATCTCGATCTTAATagtatataaaattacatttttcgtgAGTACGACGCGGTAGCGTAATTTTCATACGAATGTCAACAATATAGTTCGAGCTGTCACTTGGCCTTTAATGCAGACGACGAAATAGAAATACATACCCAATTACAACAGGCTTGCCAACGTTGTATGATGCTACTCACGACAAGGAGCATTTTCACTAGGAGATGAATGGCAAATATCGCAAAACTTAATAATTCCCTTTTATCGCTACACATTGGCGCGGATACAAGTATAATTTAAGCTGAAATTAAAGTATTTTTGtcattatacatttttataaagcACTTTTGTGTTCGTTATACAGTAAAGAAGTATAGTGAAACACTAAAATTTTCATCGGCAAAATGAATTAAATCTGAttcatattaaaaattattattttattttttcgaacaataaaatgcaattaaaacaatgtaaaacaatttaattcttttgtataataaattaatttcattatttttcagtaaaatctGCCGTTTAAggttatttgaaaattaaatagaaCTATAGATGACGAGTATTATATAGAGCAATCTGTCCGCGCAAAGTTCGGTATTATACACGAGTGTACTATTATTCGTGACGTTGACATTACATAGTCCATAATAACAGAcgaaaagaataagaaaaaaaaggaacggaAATCTCATAAATGTACTAAAACAGTGTAATATGTTTCATGGAAAATAAGTTCTAATTGGAGAAGTGAACCTAATTCATAAGGATGGAACATAAGACGAATATAAGAAGCATTTTATTTGTGATTTTTCTACACTTGTCGGTGCTAAATTGTACTCACTTGACGAAAACTTATTTTAAAGATGAAATTACAAATAATGGTGACAATATACCAAAAATCAGTTGGTTATTTAGCAGTTCTGCTGACAGTTCCGTTAGAATTAAAAGAGCCAGCATAATCAAGTTAAACGAAGATAGTTTATTAAAATCTATGAATATTAAGTGTCGACAAAATTTAAATCGCCTGTGCGGtgatattactaaaaataacgACGAATTAATGCTGTTAGAATGTATTCAAAGTTTTAAGGtataactttgaattaacagaacagttattttataatatagagTACTTAATAAtacaagtaaaataaaattactaattttaatttggttttttttcattttacagcCAACTGAAGTATCTGGTATTGATGATGAATGCCGACAAGCAATCTGGGACTATATCTTAAATGTTACAGGTAACTCAAATATAGAACGTTTAGCTAGAAGAACCTGTGGCAAAGAGTTAGATTCATTGGATTGCACAGCTTTTGGTAATAAACATGGAGCGTATCTTTCATGTTTAATTGATCAAAGAGAAAAAGTCAAAAATCCTCAATGCATTACATATATCCAAAGGTTGGAATGGATTGCATTCAGTGATTTTAGGATTATAACACCATTTTCTTCAGATTgtgaaaatgatattaaaagatTCAAATGTGACAAGGTACAACCTTACAGAGACATATCCCAAGGACAAATATTAGCTTGTTTACAAGAACATGTTAATGAACTTCAACTTCAATGTAAAAGACATATACTTCATGTGTCTGAGATACAAGCAGAAAATATCAACTTAGACCGACAATTGTATTTAGCTTGCGAAGAAGACCATACTAGATTTTGTCCAAATATTAGACCAGGAAGTGGTCAAGTATATAAGTGTTTAATGCAACACAAAACGGATAGATCTATGACAACAATGTGCCAAGAACAGCTTGCAAGACGAGGGAAATTAATTGCATCTGATTATAGAGTTAGTAAAGGACTGGTTAAAGCTTGTAAAGATGACATTAAAAGTAATCATTGTAGAAGATCTGCGTTTGAAGATAAAAACATAAGACTTGCACAAATTCTTCTTTGTTTGGAATCTGCGGCAAAAAATGGTAGTAAAATTGATAATAACTGCCAAGCTGAAATGTTTgatcatagaaaacttttaatGGAAGATTATAGATTATCCCCTGAGATAGTTGATGGTTGTGCTAATGATATTACAGCATTTTGTAATAGTTTAGAAGTTGGTGGTGCAACAATTCATTGCTTGATGGAGCATACAAGACCAAGAAAGAGGAAATCGCGAATATCTAGTAAATGTCAGAGAGCGGTAATCAAATGTtttcatatatacatttattatatacataagaaattatataataataaatattaacgaaatgttttttaaacataTTAATAGTTAGAGGATCTAATTATGGAAGCTGATGCTGGAGAAGATTGGAGAATTGATCCTGTTTTAAAGGAACAGTGTGAATTAATTGCTAATGTAGTTTGCAAAAATGTAAGAAAAGAATTGAAACAAATcaattgatattttattaaataataagtgaatACTCTAGTTTGATTTACATATAGGTACAGGGAGGTGATGCCAGAATGATATCCTGTTTAATGGAACAGCTTGGTACAGACAAAATGACAGAAGCTTGTGAAACTGCTTTAGTTCAGATACAATATTTTGTAGCTAGAGATTTCAAACTAGATCCTCAATTGTATAGAGCATGTAAATATGATGCAACACATCTATGTCATGCAAGAAATGCATGGGCTAGTGATGGAAAACAAATGGATCCAGAAAGAGGACCTCTTGTTTTACCATGTTTATATAGACATGCGTATCATCCTCAAAAGAATATGACAGTAAGAATTCATGTAGTTTCATAAATAACTGTATATAATACCTTAAGTAACTCTGGAAGTTAAAAGCTATTCTTATATTGGCTCATTTTAGTTAAGAACAGAATGTCTTGAAGAAATTAGACGCGTTATGAGGCAAAGAGCAGTAAATGTTGATTTACAACCTGAAATTGAAGAAGTGTGTCTGGCTGAGTTAGCATCATTTTGTTATGACAAAACAGCAAAAGGAGAAGAAATATTATGTCTTCAAGATAATTTAGAACGGTAATAGTAGGTGTATTCGGTCATatgaaaatttctaaatttattttacaatcCATTTGTTTTATTCGCAGTTTAAGCAAAAATTGCAAATTAGCAGTCGGCAATTTTACGGAAGAACAAGCAGAACGTGTTGAATTGAATCCAATAATTTCTACTGCATGTTTCCATATCATAGAGCGTCATTGTGAGGTGcaatataattttttcaaaaatttaagTTAAATATTAACACATAATTTTTACTTATGAaacttatatgaaatatttaaaaaacaggAAGTATTAAAATATGGTAAAGATGAGGGTGATATGATGGAATGTTTAATAGAACACAAAAATGAGATAGAAGTGCGATCTGATTATAAATGTAAAGCAGCAGTGGAACACTTCCAATTGATATCATTAAAAAATTACCACTTTACCTATAAATTTAAAGAAGCTTGTAGACCATCTGTTAAAAGATGGTGTCCAAAGTGAGtagatttcttaaatattttatatgaatttttatcaatacaagaatgtttatattttaaaatgtaatatttaGATCTAAAACTAAGGCAGAAGTAATAGAATGTTTAAGTACAAAAGTGCAAGAAGATATAATAAAAGATACTCAACATCACATAACAAAAGAATGTAGACAACAGTTAAAAGCGCAGCTTTATCAACAAAGAGAAAACATTCAGTTTGATCCTATCTTACAGGCACAATgtacaaatgatattaaacagTATTGTTATGATCTTGAACCAGGAAATTCTCAGGttgtgatatatacatatttatctttatatctatattttgaTATCTATATTAATGCAAACATTATTACTTCAGATTCTCGAATGTTTAGCGGCACACAAGTCAAAATTAACAGATGCGTGTCATAAACAATTGTTTAAAGTGAGGAAGCAAGAATTCCAAGACAGTTcaagcgatttcactttattaaaTAATTGCCGAGCGATGGTAAGGCAATTCTGTCATGATATAAGTCGTTCACAAGCGTtagattgtttaaaaaaatataaagatgaaCCAACATTTGATGATAAATGCAAAAGTATTGTTATTCGAAGGATGATTGAACAAAACACAGACTACAGATTTAATACTGCATTACAAATTGCATGTTCTTATGATATTAATAAGCATTGTAAAGAGGTATGTTTGAACATATTTTACTTACATCTTTTTTTCTACCTTATTATATGTATGACATTCCCTCATTAGGTTTTATTAAATGAACCTACCGATAAAGAACTTGAAGGAAAAGTTATAAGgtgtttaaaaattaaattccgAGAGTCAaaacttttaataaaatgtGAACACCAAATGACTAACATACTTAGAGAAGCAGCTTTAAATTACCATTTAAATCCATTATTAGCCACAATGTGTGCACATGAGGTATTATCAttagaatattttcaaaaaaaggataaataatttgaaataaatatattgaccAATATAATAACTATTTGGAACAGATTGAAACAGTTTGTAAAGCAGATGACAATGATCCAGGAGCTGTAGAAGAATGTTTGAAAATGGAATTTAATGCTGGAAATAGAGATATGAAAGAAGAATGTCGCCTTGAAATTGCTGACTTAATAGAACAAACAAGAGCAGATATTAATGTAGATCCATTATTACAGAAAGCATGTGCCGTCGATGTCAATAAATACTGTAGTGATATTCCTCAAGGCGCAGGGAGGCGTACGTTAAACAAATaaacaatacattttatatataaattagttCATTTATTAGAAGTATAAATCtgtcaaaattttattatttcttcttcttttcttagaTATCATGTGTTTACAAAATGTATTAGAAGACAGTAACAAGTCTCTACAACCTGATTGCTATAAGATGTTAACTACAAGGATCGAAATGTTCAGAAATGCAGCTAAGGTAGCGAATTCTATATTtcttataatacatattatatattagtaatatatgtatatttatttattttcagttAATTGGACCAAATTCAATCCAGGAATTGTACTCAACGGTAAATCAATCTCCCGCAAGACGATATTTCATGATTATTGCGTTAACAATGATTGGCTTAATTTTCATCACCGGCTTATTTTGTGGGAGAGTAACAAGACGAACaatgttaatgaaaaataaGTGATAAATTATAGTGAGAAAAATCCGTCCTCGAAGATTTTCTATCGctgtaattaaaaagaaagaacaaaatcaATTCCAAGTAAACATCGAAACAAAGAAGAAGAACAGAGTGATTGTACTGGTGACCTTCCTGCAAGATATCAAACTGTGCAAAATTAAGATAGAAgttgcattttttaatatttttatttatctccTTTTTTAATAcacatataaatttataaaagagagcgaaagggagagagagagaatatatatatattcatatacatattatgtacaCGAATCTACAATTTGTCATTCAGTAGTAttatcataaatataaaaaactgTAAGATTGAATGAATGTAATGTATGATAAATTGAAAATGATTTGCATTTAAGgtagattttaataaaaaaaatata harbors:
- the Glg1 gene encoding Golgi apparatus protein 1, yielding MEHKTNIRSILFVIFLHLSVLNCTHLTKTYFKDEITNNGDNIPKISWLFSSSADSSVRIKRASIIKLNEDSLLKSMNIKCRQNLNRLCGDITKNNDELMLLECIQSFKPTEVSGIDDECRQAIWDYILNVTGNSNIERLARRTCGKELDSLDCTAFGNKHGAYLSCLIDQREKVKNPQCITYIQRLEWIAFSDFRIITPFSSDCENDIKRFKCDKVQPYRDISQGQILACLQEHVNELQLQCKRHILHVSEIQAENINLDRQLYLACEEDHTRFCPNIRPGSGQVYKCLMQHKTDRSMTTMCQEQLARRGKLIASDYRVSKGLVKACKDDIKSNHCRRSAFEDKNIRLAQILLCLESAAKNGSKIDNNCQAEMFDHRKLLMEDYRLSPEIVDGCANDITAFCNSLEVGGATIHCLMEHTRPRKRKSRISSKCQRALEDLIMEADAGEDWRIDPVLKEQCELIANVVCKNVQGGDARMISCLMEQLGTDKMTEACETALVQIQYFVARDFKLDPQLYRACKYDATHLCHARNAWASDGKQMDPERGPLVLPCLYRHAYHPQKNMTLRTECLEEIRRVMRQRAVNVDLQPEIEEVCLAELASFCYDKTAKGEEILCLQDNLERLSKNCKLAVGNFTEEQAERVELNPIISTACFHIIERHCEEVLKYGKDEGDMMECLIEHKNEIEVRSDYKCKAAVEHFQLISLKNYHFTYKFKEACRPSVKRWCPKSKTKAEVIECLSTKVQEDIIKDTQHHITKECRQQLKAQLYQQRENIQFDPILQAQCTNDIKQYCYDLEPGNSQILECLAAHKSKLTDACHKQLFKVRKQEFQDSSSDFTLLNNCRAMVRQFCHDISRSQALDCLKKYKDEPTFDDKCKSIVIRRMIEQNTDYRFNTALQIACSYDINKHCKEVLLNEPTDKELEGKVIRCLKIKFRESKLLIKCEHQMTNILREAALNYHLNPLLATMCAHEIETVCKADDNDPGAVEECLKMEFNAGNRDMKEECRLEIADLIEQTRADINVDPLLQKACAVDVNKYCSDIPQGAGRHIMCLQNVLEDSNKSLQPDCYKMLTTRIEMFRNAAKLIGPNSIQELYSTVNQSPARRYFMIIALTMIGLIFITGLFCGRVTRRTMLMKNK